In Antechinus flavipes isolate AdamAnt ecotype Samford, QLD, Australia chromosome 3, AdamAnt_v2, whole genome shotgun sequence, a genomic segment contains:
- the LOC127558285 gene encoding neuferricin isoform X1 produces the protein MPGRRSVSGGAEPRPSLAVAVAVTVAVTVAAAAWLLGGREAGSRPRLLRAAELARYRGDAGEPGLYLALLGRVFDVEAGRAHYARGRAYSGLAGRDASRAFVTGDFSQEGLSDDVSDFCPAQMLILRDWLRFYEKNYAFVGKLIGRFYEENGEPTPALLLAEATMAQGVAARETEDGQRQQFPPCNSEWSSASPGRFWCSKQSGGVTRAWAGVPRKLYQPGGKKPRCVCVRATGPPTGQPASASHGDRGDLDDPSLQEYPGCPPLASSCTVRD, from the exons ATGCCGGGGAGGAGGAGCGTGAGCGGCGGCGCGGAGCCACGGCCGAGCTTGGCCGTGGCCGTGGCCGTGACCGTGGCCGTGACCGTGGCGGCGGCGGCCTGGCTGCTGGGTGGCCGGGAAGCCGGCTCGAGGCCCCGGCTGCTCCGCGCCGCCGAGCTGGCCCGCTACCGCGGGGACGCGGGCGAACCCGGCCTCTACCTGGCACTGCTGGGCCGCGTGTTCGATGTGGAGGCCGGGAGGGCTCACTACGCGCGCGGCCGTGCCTACAGCGGCCTGGCCG GTCGCGATGCCTCCCGAGCCTTTGTGACCGGGGACTTCTCGCAGGAAGGCCTGAGCGACGACGTGTCGGACTTTTGTCCCGCGCAGATGCTCATCCTGCGGGACTGGCTGCGGTTCTACGAGAAGAACTACGCCTTCGTGG GAAAGCTGATCGGAAGGTTCTATGAGGAAAATGGAGAGCCCACTCCTGCCCTCCTCCTGGCGGAGGCCACCATGGCCCAGGGGGTGGCAGCCAGGGAGACAGAAGACGGGCAGAGGCAGCAGTTCCCCCCATGCAACTCGGAGTGGAGTTCGGCCAGCCCTGGCCGCTTCTGGTGCTCCAAACAGAG CGGAGGCGTGACCAGGGCCTGGGCCGGGGTCCCCAGAAAGCTGTATCAGCCGGGGGGGAAGAAGCCccgctgtgtgtgtgtgagagccACGGGCCCCCCCACCGGCCAGCCGGCCTCCGCCAGCCACGGCGACCGTGGCGACCTGGACGACCCGAGCCTGCAGGAGTACCCGGGCTGCCCGCCCCTGGCCAGCAGCTGCACCGTGCGAGACTGA
- the LOC127558285 gene encoding neuferricin isoform X2 has product MPGRRSVSGGAEPRPSLAVAVAVTVAVTVAAAAWLLGGREAGSRPRLLRAAELARYRGDAGEPGLYLALLGRVFDVEAGRAHYARGRAYSGLAGRDASRAFVTGDFSQEGLSDDVSDFCPAQMLILRDWLRFYEKNYAFVGKLIGRFYEENGEPTPALLLAEATMAQGVAARETEDGQRQQFPPCNSEWSSASPGRFWCSKQSPERWPLLLPRFTKEETEGD; this is encoded by the exons ATGCCGGGGAGGAGGAGCGTGAGCGGCGGCGCGGAGCCACGGCCGAGCTTGGCCGTGGCCGTGGCCGTGACCGTGGCCGTGACCGTGGCGGCGGCGGCCTGGCTGCTGGGTGGCCGGGAAGCCGGCTCGAGGCCCCGGCTGCTCCGCGCCGCCGAGCTGGCCCGCTACCGCGGGGACGCGGGCGAACCCGGCCTCTACCTGGCACTGCTGGGCCGCGTGTTCGATGTGGAGGCCGGGAGGGCTCACTACGCGCGCGGCCGTGCCTACAGCGGCCTGGCCG GTCGCGATGCCTCCCGAGCCTTTGTGACCGGGGACTTCTCGCAGGAAGGCCTGAGCGACGACGTGTCGGACTTTTGTCCCGCGCAGATGCTCATCCTGCGGGACTGGCTGCGGTTCTACGAGAAGAACTACGCCTTCGTGG GAAAGCTGATCGGAAGGTTCTATGAGGAAAATGGAGAGCCCACTCCTGCCCTCCTCCTGGCGGAGGCCACCATGGCCCAGGGGGTGGCAGCCAGGGAGACAGAAGACGGGCAGAGGCAGCAGTTCCCCCCATGCAACTCGGAGTGGAGTTCGGCCAGCCCTGGCCGCTTCTGGTGCTCCAAACAGAG CCCTGAGAGGTGGCCGCTATTATTGCCCCgatttacaaaggaggaaactgagggagactaG